The Fictibacillus arsenicus genome contains a region encoding:
- a CDS encoding vWA domain-containing protein gives MKTLLKSKLALKISLLCLIAVLSACSDSESASTKEKEVKKAEVEKEKIPEAADDVEDMINEGPGFALEKEDEEIKKQLEKYPNKLKGEEAYNLAVFLGAAEYQKVFKLYDDYNPGFNDVEGAPGSDAKPRNLVLLLDSSGSMNGKVDGGVKMDLAKQAISNFASKANKEDRVMLRVYGHKGTSKDSDKKVSCESHEVVYPLSEYDQAAFSESLNTFKPAGWTPIAGSIQQVEKDLAGQANPETETIVYIISDGVETCDGDPVEAARALHNSSLKAQVNIIGFDVDDKGQQQLKATAEAGGGEYKTVRNASELNSIFKTLMEQAWEGIKKDQWAANSGTQVNYAYVDKLEVLNELKFRVSDVVSTEAMGLNNMIGAMEQEKMITLEEAEKARAKVKEREEKIKKYNEEKFEELKKQTDEEKDRVFKLINEASQN, from the coding sequence ATGAAAACGTTGCTGAAAAGCAAGCTCGCTTTAAAAATATCTCTTCTATGCTTAATTGCTGTGCTTTCTGCTTGTTCTGATTCTGAATCGGCTTCTACCAAAGAAAAAGAAGTGAAGAAGGCAGAAGTGGAAAAAGAAAAAATACCAGAAGCTGCAGATGATGTGGAAGATATGATCAATGAAGGACCAGGCTTCGCACTTGAAAAAGAGGACGAAGAGATAAAGAAACAGCTAGAAAAATATCCTAATAAGTTAAAAGGTGAAGAAGCATATAATCTAGCTGTTTTTCTTGGGGCTGCTGAATACCAGAAAGTCTTTAAGCTTTATGATGATTACAATCCTGGTTTTAATGATGTTGAAGGTGCACCTGGCAGTGATGCTAAACCGAGAAATTTAGTACTCCTTCTAGATTCAAGCGGAAGCATGAATGGAAAAGTAGATGGCGGCGTTAAGATGGATTTGGCTAAACAGGCCATCTCTAATTTTGCTTCAAAAGCGAATAAAGAAGATCGTGTCATGCTAAGGGTATATGGACATAAAGGAACAAGCAAAGATAGCGATAAAAAGGTTTCCTGCGAGAGTCATGAAGTGGTTTATCCATTATCTGAATATGATCAAGCAGCATTCTCTGAATCTCTCAATACATTTAAGCCAGCAGGATGGACACCGATTGCTGGATCTATTCAACAGGTTGAAAAAGATTTAGCTGGTCAGGCGAATCCTGAGACTGAGACGATCGTATACATAATCAGTGATGGTGTGGAAACATGTGATGGAGATCCTGTGGAAGCGGCACGCGCGCTGCACAATTCTTCATTAAAAGCTCAAGTCAATATCATCGGTTTTGACGTTGATGACAAAGGACAACAGCAATTGAAAGCCACTGCAGAAGCAGGCGGCGGTGAGTACAAAACCGTTCGTAATGCGAGCGAGCTAAACAGCATCTTCAAAACATTAATGGAACAAGCATGGGAAGGTATTAAAAAAGATCAGTGGGCAGCGAACTCTGGTACACAAGTAAACTATGCGTATGTAGACAAGCTAGAGGTGCTTAACGAACTGAAATTTAGAGTATCCGATGTTGTTTCCACAGAGGCAATGGGTCTCAATAATATGATAGGTGCCATGGAACAAGAGAAAATGATTACTTTAGAAGAAGCAGAGAAAGCAAGAGCTAAAGTAAAAGAAAGAGAAGAAAAGATAAAAAAATATAACGAGGAAAAGTTTGAAGAACTGAAAAAGCAAACAGATGAAGAGAAAGATAGAGTCTTTAAACTGATTAATGAAGCATCACAAAATTAG